A genomic region of Metopolophium dirhodum isolate CAU chromosome 1, ASM1992520v1, whole genome shotgun sequence contains the following coding sequences:
- the LOC132933098 gene encoding uncharacterized protein LOC132933098, which yields MKHKFDRNPDAALVYSWPTAESSIRQSRRSVCPAVPSTLRELGEYLDMNTDRYQCNYNFYQEWIVDNDGKYSVMFTFQEIISAVVHQGATELHADATFKVVPSMPHCRQLFMLHLILQNHSVPVCFVLMEVKTEAAYRKVLERFSRKFPEVRPLTITIDFETALRNVFSDVYPEATVSSCWFHFVQSLLKNIKKMGYSNHVQQHREAKMCLRMCAVLALLPAHQIEQGFQDIKMHAQNNSVLIPRFFTYFTSFWLTRKGPESFSVYNQPRRTNNNVESFHSNLKQTFQVSHPNLWRMLDHLKNISIKQHIVINQLAAGMATTRNTKFKFILNSLRIKHATALLATGAITIKEFLLQCSHCVDGYLTRELNWHDATDVTNNTVEKHHDIALQSSGYQIKVHRYISIIVKRCDAGIYLQDINKSDIEQHKVTQPTGIDSININKSDDQNSDDDDDDDDSSDCTNDNESIATFPSL from the exons atgaaacataaatttGATAGGAATCCGGATGCGGCTTTAGTGTATAGTTGGCCTACAGCGGAGTCTTCCATTCGGCAGTCGCGAAGAAGTGTTTGTCCAGCAGTACCATCCACATTACGCGAGTTAGGGGAATACTTGGATATGAATACTGATAG GTATCAATGCAACTATAATTTTTACCAGGAATGGATAGTGGACAATGATGGAAAGTATAGCGTGATGTTTACGTTCCAAGAAATCATTAGTGCTGTAGTGCATCAGGGGGCCACGGAACTACACGCTGATGCAACGTTCAAAGTAGTGCCGTCAATGCCTCATTGTAGACAACTGTTTATGTTGCATTTGATCCTGCAAAATcac TCTGTTCCTGTATGCTTTGTATTGATGGAAGTAAAGACTGAGGCTGCATATAGGAAAGTTTTGGAAAGATTTTCTCGTAAATTTCCCGAAGTCAGACCATTGACAATCACGATTGACTTCGAAACTGCACTCCGCAACGTCTTCTCTGATGTATACCCTGAAGCGACAGTATCTTCGTGTTGGTTTCATTTTGTACAG agtttgctgaaaaatataaagaagATGGGCTACTCAAACCACGTACAACAGCACAGAGAAGCTAAAATGTGCTTGAGAATGTGTGCAGTATTAGCACTATTGCCTGCTCATCAGATCGAGCAGGGTTTTCAAGACATAAAAATGCATGCCCAAAATAATAGTGTTTTGATACCGagattttttacatattttaccag tttttggcTAACTCGCAAAGGCCCAGAGTCTTTTTCGGTTTACAACCAACCACGCCGAACGAACAATAATGTGGAAAGTTTCCATTCGAATCTTAAACAGACTTTTCAAGTGTCACACCCAAATTTGTGGAGAATGTTGG AtcacttgaaaaatatatccATTAAGCAGCATATTGTGATTAATCAATTGGCAGCAGGAATGGCTACAACACGAAacacaaaattcaaatttattttaaatagcttgCGTATAAAGCATGCAACAGCTCTACTTGCTACAGgagcaataacaataaaagaatTTTTGCTCCAGTGCTCACACTGTGTGGATGGATATCTCACCAGAGAACTAAATTGGCATGATGCTACCGATG TTACCAACAACACTGTGGAAAAACACCACGATATTGCATTACAATCCAGCGGTTATCagattaa AGTCCATCGCTACATTTCCATCATTGTAAAAAGGTGTGATGCAGGTATATACTTACAGGATATAAACAAAAGTGACATCGAGCAGCATAAAGTCACACAGCCAACTGGGATAGActcaattaatataaacaaaagtgATGATCAGAATagtgacgacgacgatgatgatgatgatagcaGTGATTGTACAAATGATAATG AGTCCATTGCTACATTTCCATCATTGTAA
- the LOC132936752 gene encoding uncharacterized protein LOC132936752 — MTMCNHPFTTKTNFKFTINSLINQKYISTHQIHKKTTYHIENLPKIKSLFSKHYDTTINRIINITQEEYITTAMQHSVRKTFYSSQIQIIYIIVFCLRFQLPTTLWKNTPHKPPYINKEYTFNKFLRKTKFISSFLNSLTLTLNNTTTDIHTAYKQNLKTYKQHLDILLTTHQVQDTTLTFEELLKITTNDQHEIPTHNTHNTHTPTKISPLRTYINEYYI; from the coding sequence ATGACCATGTGCAATCATCCATTCACCactaaaacaaatttcaaattcaccattaatagtttaataaatcaaaaatatatatccacccatcaaattcataaaaaaaccaCATATCATATTGAAAATCtaccaaaaattaaatcactTTTTTCGAAACACTATGACACTACCATCAATAGAATCATCAACATAACACAAGAAGAGTATATAACAACTGCCATGCAGCATAGTGtaagaaaaactttttatagttcacaaattcaaataatttatataattgttttttgtctTCGGTTTCAGTTACCAACAACACTGTGGAAAAACACACCTCATAAACCACCATACATCAACAAAGAATACACGTTCAACAAATTTCTcagaaaaactaaatttatctCATCTTTTTTAAACTCATTGACATTGACACTGAACAACACGACAACAGACATACACACAgcatacaaacaaaatttaaaaacttacaaACAACATTTAGACATACTTCTAACAACACATCAAGTACAAGACACAACATTAACTTTTGAGGAACtacttaaaataacaacaaacgATCAACACGAAATACCAACACATAACAcacataacacacacacaccaacTAAAATCAGCCCGCTACGTACATATattaacgaatattatatttga
- the LOC132933099 gene encoding zinc finger MYM-type protein 1-like — protein MWQKNINIDKDLENQIRKEASFWRMVLQRLFDIIITLATNSLALRGHREDLSLEGYHGNFLSVVQLVSRYDQVLNQVLEMPKGSTRYLSPTVQNEMIECIGNTLEGHLLENIRASPFFAIIMNTTQDIAKVDQLSIVVRYAAISRSENGQPVDIKVKEVFLGFYAVTKHSAVDLVKQVITLFSHKNLDLKKCVGQGYDGASVMSGRYNSVQKHIKDIQPNAEYVHCASHNLNLVINDAVRGCMEIQHFFVTLQELYNFLGNSIKRWDLLSKFTSESEVTLKKLNPTRWSSRINTITAVKLRFFDIIKCLSEIALNSKNVDERNEADNIKKKLFKFEFVLLCEFMYHVLNNINYASKILQKVDIDLDQATSDHRFGNRKEIFKITIFNNILDIIITQLNTRFIGMSKVNKIFDFLTPKVLRSIDERTLLQKCDQFQSKYSDVIGPNFSLQFLNVYHRTFPELTETCNVYQLCKDIITKFGVMECDITEVFMAILLFYTIPVTSAGAERSFSKLKIIKNYLRNSTGQDRLKYLSLIAVENKAASKLDLSEVIDQFANIKARTAIQMENGTIIAKKSHTHEAHGPMFNEQEVIKRFRSTLIERSKTETTPLKVIYDEEIVRYG, from the exons ATGtggcaaaaaaatataaatattgacaaaGATCTTGAAAATCAAATTCGTAAAGAAGCATCATTTTGGAGAATGGTTCTTCAAAggttatttgatattataattactctTGCAACTAATTCTTTGGCATTAAGAGGACATCGGGAGGATTTAAGTCTAGAAGGATATCACGGCAATTTTTTATCAGTTGTACAACTTGTCTCCAGATATGATCAAGTCCTAAATCAAGTTTTGGAAATGCCAAAAG gatCAACGAGATATCTCAGTCCAACCGTTCAAAATGAAATGATTGAGTGTATAGGTAATACACTTGAAGGCCATTTGTTGGAAAACATTCGAGCATCGCCATTTTTCGCTATTATTATGAATACCACGCAAGATATAGCAAAAGTAGATCAGCTGAGCATTGTTGTAAGGTACGCAGCAATATCCAGGTCTGAAAATGGGCAGCCAGTTGATATAAAAGTAAAAGAAGTGTTTCTTGGTTTTTATGCTGTCACTAAGCATAGTGCTGTAGATTTAGTTAAACAGGTGATTACATTATTTTCCCATAAAAATCTTGATTTAAAAAAGTGTGTAGGCCAAGGTTATGATGGGGCAAGTGTAATgagtggtaggtataatagcGTACAAAAGCATATTAAGGATATTCAACCAAACGCTGAGTATGTACATTGTGCcagtcataatttaaatttagtaataaacGATGCTGTTCGCGGTTGTATGGAAATACAGCATTTTTTCGTTACTTTACAAGAGCTGTATAACTTTTTGGGAAACAGTATTAAGCGCTGGGATCTGTTATCAAAATTTACAAGCGAATCTGAAGTcactttgaaaaaattaaatccgACAAGATGGTCTAGTAGGATAAATACAATAACTGCAGTTAAACTCCggttttttgatattattaaatgtctATCTGAAATAGCTCTTAACTCAAAAAATGTTGACGAACGCAATGAagcagataatattaaaaaaaaattgtttaaatttgaatttgtgtTGCTTTGTGAATTCATGTACCATGTTttaaacaacataaattatgcatccaaaattttacaaaaagttGATATTGATTTGGATCAAGCAA CTTCTGATCACCGATTTGGTAACAGAAAagagatatttaaaataaccatttttaataatatattggacaTAATTATCACTCAATTAAATACACGTTTTATTGGTATGAGTAAagtcaacaaaatatttgattttttaactcCAAAAGTATTACGTAGTATTGACGAAAGAACTCTGTTGCAAAAATGTGATCAGTTTCAAAGCAAGTATTCAGATGTAATAGGACCAAATTTTTCGCTCCAGTTTCTCAATGTTTACCATCGAACTTTTCCTGAATTAACTGAGACGTGTAATGTTTACCAGTTATGCAAGGATATAATAACCAAATTCGGAGTGATGGAATGTGATATAACAGAAGTGTTCATggcaattttactattttataccaTTCCTGTAACTTCAGCAGGAGCTGAAAGATCCTTCagcaaactaaaaataattaaaaattatcttagaAATAGTACCGGACAAGATCGActcaaatatttatcattgattgCAGTTGAAAACAAAGCAGCTTCAAAATTGGATTTAAGTGAAGTGATAGATCAATTTGCTAATATTAAAGCTC GCACAGCTATACAAATGGAAAATGGCACTATTATAGCTAAAAAATCTCACACTCATGAAGCTCATGGTCCAATGTTTAATGAGCAAGAAGTTATTAAACGTTTTAGGAGCACTTTGATTGAAAGATCAAAGACAGAGACTACGCCTCTAAAAGTTATATATGATGAAGAAATAGTTAGGTATGGgtga